In Nicotiana tabacum cultivar K326 chromosome 17, ASM71507v2, whole genome shotgun sequence, one DNA window encodes the following:
- the LOC107817365 gene encoding sugar transporter ERD6-like 6 has translation MSFRDDTSAEDGLRKPLLHTGSWYRMSSRQSSMMGSSAQILRESISIYLCVLIVALGPVQLGFTCGYSNPTQSEITSDLGLTISEFSVFGSLANVGAMVGAIASGQISEYIGRKGTLMIASIPNIIGWLAVSFATDVSFLYMGRLLEGFGVGIISYVVPVYIAEISPKNMRGVLGSINQLSVTVGIMLVYLLGLFVSWRVLAVLGMLPCMILIPGLFFIPESPRWLAKNGLNEDFETSLQVLRGFDTDISSEVNEIKKSVRSSTKKVTIRFSELKRRRYYYPLLVGIGLLALQQLSGVNGVLFYSSNIFKSAGISSNKAATFGIGAIQVIVTGISASLVDKAGRRLLLIVSSSVMTLSSFLVAMAFYLKGFTPENWHPFLAVLSLVGLVVLVMAFGVGLGSIPWIIMSEILPVSIKSLGGSVATLANWFSAWLVTMTANLLLTWSKGGSFTIYALISAFTVVFVRLWVPETKGKTLEEIQQSFR, from the exons ATGAGTTTCCGAGATGATACCAGCGCCGAAGATGGGCTTCGGAAGCCGTTGCTGCACACTGGAAGCTGGTATCGTATGAGCTCCAGGCAGTCCAGTATGATGGGCTCCTCCGCCCAAATCCTCCGCGAATCCATCTCCATTTATCTCTGTGTCCTCATCGTTGCATTAGGCCCCGTTCAACTTGGCTTCACT TGTGGCTACTCTAATCCTACGCAGTCCGAAATCACCAGCGATCTTGGACTTACCATTTCAGAG TTTTCGGTGTTTGGATCTTTAGCAAATGTTGGAGCAATGGTTGGCGCAATTGCAAGCGGTCAAATATCAGAATATATTGGACGAAAAGGG ACACTAATGATTGCATCAATTCCTAATATTATTGGATGGCTCGCTGTTTCATTTGCCACT GATGTCTCATTTTTATATATGGGAAGGTTGTTGGAAGGTTTCGGTGTCGGCATTATTTCCTATGTG GTGCCTGTATATATAGCAGAGATTTCACCTAAAAACATGAGGGGAGTTCTTGGATCCATTAACCAG CTCTCTGTAACAGTGGGGATAATGCTGGTATATCTATTGGGATTATTTGTAAGCTGGAGAGTTCTTGCAGTTTTAG GAATGTTGCCATGCATGATTTTGATACCTGGTCTATTTTTTATACCTGAATCTCCTCGTTGGTTG GCTAAAAACGGGCTGAATGAAGATTTTGAGACCTCTTTGCAAGTTCTACGAGGATTTGACACAGATATATCCTCAGAAGTGAATGAGATCAAG AAATCTGTGAGATCGTCAACTAAAAAAGTTACCATTCGATTTTCCGAGCTTAAGAGACGGCGATATTACTATCCTTTGCTG GTAGGTATTGGACTACTCGCACTCCAGCAACTCAGTGGCGTTAATGGCGTTCTATTCTATTCCAGTAACATTTTCAAATCTGCTG GAATTTCATCAAATAAAGCTGCAACATTTGGTATCGGGGCTATTCAG GTCATTGTGACTGGTATCTCTGCATCACTGGTGGACAAGGCGGGACGCAGGCTACTCCTTATT GTATCCTCATCCGTAATGACCCTTAGCAGCTTCCTTGTGGCAATGGCATTCTACCTGAAG GGTTTTACGCCTGAAAATTGGCATCCCTTCCTTGCAGTATTGTCTCTGGTGGGCCTTGTG GTCTTGGTGATGGCATTTGGTGTAGGATTGGGCTCCATCCCTTGGATCATAATGTCTGAG ATTCTGCCAGTGAGCATCAAAAGTCTGGGTGGCAGTGTCGCAACGCTGGCCAATTGGTTTTCAGCATGGCTTGTTACAATGACAGCAAATTTGCTTTTGACTTGGAGTAAAGGag GATCATTCACTATTTATGCACTGATATCAGCTTTTACGGTGGTTTTCGTGAGGCTTTGGGTTCCAGAAACCAAAGGGAAAACACTGGAAGAAATTCAGCAGTCCTTCAGATGA
- the LOC107817366 gene encoding uncharacterized protein LOC107817366 encodes MVNLVEAQKPLLHGLMKMAGIKPHSIEIEPGTIMNFWVPSETIKNTKKNKKITTTTPFSNNQCATSPETTTKPDPTKPVVVLVHGFAGEGIVTWQFQIGALTKKYSVYVPDLLFFGGSVTDCDDRSPGFQAECLAKGLRKLGVEKCIVVGFSYGGMVAFKMAEMYPDLVEALVISGSILAMTDSISTSTLNGLGFSSSSELLLPTSVKGLKALLKVAAYKKLWFPDRLHRDFLEVMFTNRKERGELLEGLVVSNKDTNIPNFPQRIHLLWGENDQIFNLELAQNMKDQLGDKTTFHGIEKAGHLVHLERPCVYNRCLKHFLTSLHAEKAQILKDTTTNSTI; translated from the exons ATGGTGAACTTGGTAGAAGCTCAGAAACCTTTGTTGCATGGCCTAATGAAAATGGCTGGAATCAAACCTCATAGTATAGAGATAGAACCAGGCACTATTATGAACTTTTGGGTTCCTTCTGAAACCAtaaaaaacacaaagaaaaacaagaaaatcacCACAACTACTCCTTTTTCCAATAACCAGTGCGCCACTTCCCCTGAAACCACCACAAAACCTGACCCCACCAAACCCGTAGTCGTTCTAGTCCATGGCTTCGCTGGCGAAGGAATTGTCACGTGGCAATTCCAAATTGGCGCATTGACTAAGAAATACTCTGTTTACGTACCGGACCTACTTTTCTTCGGTGGCTCAGTAACCGATTGCGACGATAGATCACCTGGTTTTCAAGCTGAGTGTTTGGCTAAAGGGCTAAGGAAATTGGGTGTGGAAAAGTGCATAGTGGTTGGGTTTAGTTATGGTGGAATGGTGGCGTTTaagatggctgaaatgtatccTGATTTGGTTGAGGCTTTAGTGATTTCTGGTTCCATATTGGCTATGACTGATTCTATTAGCACTTCGACGCTAAATGGTTTGGGattctcttcttcttctgagCTGCTGTTGCCTACTTCTGTTAAGGGTCTAAAGGCACTTCTCAAAGTAGCTGCTTATAAGAAACTTTGGTTCCCTGATCGCCTTCACAGGGACTTTCTTGAG GTAATGTTCACCAACAGAAAAGAAAGAGGAGAACTGCTAGAAGGCTTGGTAGTGAGCAACAAAGATACCAATATTCCAAATTTTCCACAG AGAATACATCTCCTCTGGGGTGAGAATGATCAAATTTTCAATTTGGAGCTTGCTCAGAACATGAAAGA TCAACTAGGTGACAAGACTACATTTCATGGCATAGAGAAGGCTGGGCATCTGGTTCACCTAGAGCGACCTTGCGTCTACAACAGGTGTCTCAAGCACTTCCTTACTTCCCTGCATGCAGAAAAAGCCCAAATACTGAAGGACACTACCACAAATTCCACTATCTAA